The sequence AGATACTGCATGGGATGGATATGAAGAGATTCCTTTATGGATAATGCAAGGTTATTCAACAATTATCAATGAAATAGTTGAACAATTAGAAGCAGCTAAAGAAGAAAAACCAACTCACGTATTCTTACAAGCTGGAGTAGGATCTTTTGCTGGAGCAGTTCAAGGATACTTATCTCACCTATATGGAGATGACAGACCAATAACAATAATTTGTGAACCACACGGAGCTAACTGTATATATAAATCAATGGAAGCTAATGATGGAAAACCTCATAATGTAACTGGAGATTTAACAACAATAATGGCTGGACTTGCTTGTGGAGAACCAAATACAATCAGCTGGAAAATCTTAAGAGATAACTCAGATTTCTCTGTATCATGTGATGACTCAATAGCAGCAAGAGGAATGAGAGTGTTATCTTCACCTCTAGGAAATGACCAAAGAGTAATTTCTGGAGAATCAGGAGCAGTAGGACTTGGATTATTTACAGTATTATCTGAGAAAAAAGAAGAGTATGCAGAATTAATGAAAGCATTAAAAATAGATGAAAACTCAAGAATCCTATGTATCAGTACAGAGGGAGATACAGACGTAGAAGGATTCAAAAACGTAGTATGGAATGGAGCTCATCCAAATAAATAATAGAAAATAAATTTAAATGGTTTAATTATTATTTTTAAGTATTGTAATATTATTATGATAAATTATGGAGGAAAAAATGTTAACTGAAGCAAGAAAACAACAACTAATAGAAACACTTAGCAACTTAATTCAAAGAAGAAGTTACTCTGGAGAAGAAAAAGAAGTAGTAGAGTACATGGAAAAAATAATGAAAGAAGTTGGATATGATACTGTTCATATTGATAAATATGGAAATATAATAGGATCAATCAAAGGAAAATATGCGGGACCAAGAATATTAATGGATGGACATATTGATACAGTTCCAGTAAATGCAGAAAAATGGACAGAAAAACCATTTGGTGGAGAAGTTCATGATGGAAAATTATTCGGAAGAGGAACTACAGATATGAAAGGTTCTGTATGTGCAATGATGTTAGCAGGGGCTTACTTAGCACAAGACCTTAAAAAAGAATTTGCTGGAGAAATATTCATGGCTGGAGTAGTTCATGAGGAGTGTTTCGAAGGAGTAGCTGCTAGAGAAATAAGTGAATATGTAAATCCAGATATCGTAATAATAGGAGAAGCTTCTCAATTAAACCTTAAAATAGGACAAAGAGGAAGAGGAGAAATAGTTGTAGAAACTTTTGGAAAACCAGCTCACTCAGCTAACCCTGAAAAAGGAATAAACGCAGTTTATAAAATGATGAAAATAGTAGGAGAAATCCAAAAATTACCTATGACTCACCACAAAGATTTAGGATATGGAATCCTTGAGTTAACAGATATTAAATCATCTCCATACCCAGGAGCATCAGTAGTACCTGATTACTGTAGAGCAACTTATGACAGAAGACTTTTAGTAGGAGAAACTCCAGAATCAGTTTTAGCTCCATTACAAGAATTAATCGATAGATTAATGAAAGAAGATGAAACATTAAAAGCTAAAGTTTCTTATGCAGTAGGAAAAGAAATGTGTTGGACAGGAAACGAAATAACAGGAGAAAGATTCTTCCCAGGATGGTTATTTGATGAGAAAGAAGAATATATCCAAAAAGCAGTAGAAGCATTAAGAGGAATTGGACAAGATCCAACAATAATGCATTATAACTTCTGTACAAATGGATCTCACTATGGAGGAGAAAAAGGAATAAGAACAATAGGATATGGTCCATCAAAAGAAAATATAGCACATACAATAGATGAGTACATAGAATTAGATCAATTATTCAAAGTAACAGAAGGATTCTACGCAATCTTAAAAGCTTACCTATCAAAATAATAATTGAATGATAAAAGTATTGGTCAGTAATTTACTGATCAGTACTCTTTAATATAACAGGAAAAAAGTTACTTAAATAATTTTAGGTACTAAAAAGGGTAGGTCAAAAAATAGAGGAGGAATTTTAATGTCAAAAATTCTAATAAAGAATGGAACAGTTATAGATGGAAGCAGAGGAGCAAGATTCCAAGCTGATGTATTGATAGAAAATGAAAGAATAGTTAAGATCGGGAAAATAGATGAGGCAGCAGATAGAGTAATAGATGCAACTGGAAAGATAGTAGCACCTGGATTTATCGATACTCATAGTCACTCAGATTTAAAAGTTTTAATAGAACCATTTGTTGAACCAAAATTACGTCAAGGAATTACAACAGAAGTATTAGGACAAGATGGAATATCTATGGCTCCATTACCAAAAGAGTATGTAAGTTCTTGGAGAAAAAACCTAGCTGGATTAGATGGAGACAGTGATGAGTTAGGTTGGGATTGGGAAACTACAGATAATTACTTAAAACTAATTGAGGAAAGAGGATGTACTCCAAACGAATCTTATCTAGTACCTCATGGAAATATCAGAATGGAAGCTATGGGATTAGAAGCAAGAGTTGCTACTGATGAAGAGCTAGAAAAGATGAAAGAGATAACTAGAAGAGAGATGGAGGCTGGGGCAGCAGGGCTTTCAACAGGATTAATATATATCCCATGTGCATACTCAGATACAAGAGAGATGATAGAGATATGTAAGGTAGCAGCTGAGTATGATAGACCACTTGTAATTCACCAAAGAAGTGAAGCAGATACAATGATAGAGTCTATGAATGAAGTAATAACAATAGCAAAAGAGAGTGGAGTAAAGATACACTTCTCTCACTTCAAAATCTGTGGAAAAAATAACTGGCATTTAATAAAAGATATAGTAGCATTATTAGATAAATGTAAAGAAGAAGGAATAGAAATCTCTTATGACCAATACCCATATGTAGCAGGAAGTACAATGCTAGGAGTAATAATTCCACCTTGGGCACATGCAGGAGGAACAGATAAACTAGTAGAAAGATTAGGAAATCCAGCTGATAGAGAGAGAATGAAACATGATATAATCAATGGAATACCTGGATGGGATAACTTTATAGATTTTGCAGGATTTGATGGAATCTATGTAACATCAGTAAAAACAAAAGCAAATGAAGATTGTATAGGAAAAAATCTTATAGAGATAGCAGAGTTAAAGGGAAAAGACAAATTTGATGCAGTATTTGACCTATTAAAAGAGGAAGAAAATGCTGTAGGAATGTATGACTACTATGGTAAAGATGAGCATGTAGTAACATTCTTAACAAGAGAAGAGAGCAATGTATGTACAGATGGATTACTAGCTGGAAAACCACATCCAAGAGTATATGGTTCTTTCCCAAGAGTTATAGGAAAATTTGTAAGAGAGATGAAAGCTTTATCGTTAGAGGAAGCAATCTATAAAATGACTCATAAGCCTGCTAAGACATTTAAATTAGAAGATAGAGGATTAATTAAAGAGGGATACTTTGCAGATATAGTAATCTTCGATGAAAATACAACAATAGATAAAGGAACATTTGTAGATCCAATTCAAAATCCAGAAGGAATAAGCCATGTAATGGTAAATGGAGTTCTAGCAATAGATAACTTTGAAGCAACTAAAAAACTTTCTGGAAAAGTATTAAGAATTAAAAAATAATAATTACCTTTCTCAAATTAAGAATCAGGAGTAGTAGAAATTATTACTCTTGATTTTTTTATTTTAATTGTATTAAACTATGTTATAATATAGAAAAATAATTTGAGGTGAAAGTATGTCATTTTTAAAGAAGATACAAAACTATGTAAAAGACTATGCTGAAATAATATCAGATATTTTACAATGTGATGTAGAGATTGTTGATGAAGATATGGTTAGAATAGCTGGAACTGGACTATATAGCGAAAATATAAATGAACTTTGTAAAGGAACAGTTTATAAACATATATTTGATAGTAAAAAAAGTAGAATTTTAATTAATCCTAAAGAGGATGAACTTTGTAAAGAGTGTACTCACAAAAATGATTGTACAGAAACATTAGAAATGGCAGCTCCGATTTTTTATAAAGATAAAGTAATTGGAGTCATAGGGTTGATATGTTTTACTGAGGAAGATAAAAAGAGATTACTGAAAAATATGGAAACCCACCTAAAGTTTACAGAGAAAATAGCTGACTTTATTTCTGGAAAAGTTTTTGAAGTAGAAGAAGAGATAGAGAAAAAAGAGATTATGGGAATAATGAAGCAAATTATTAATAACTATGATAAGTGTGTATTAGTTATTGATAATGAAGGTAAAATTTTAGATGGTAATGAACAGGCATTAAAGGAATTGAAAATTGAAAGTGGTTTAAGTTTAGCTTATCAAAAAATTAATATTATTCCTAAGAATGAAGTTTTATTTGGAAAGGATATATTTTCAGCTGAGATAAATAAAGAAAAATATAATTTAATAGGAACTTTAATTCCAATAACAGGCTTCTCTAAAAGTGAATATAAGATATTTTTATTTGAAAACTTTAATTATGATAAAAGTAAAGAGAGTATAAAAAATAAATATGCCTCAAATAATATATTTTTGGAAGATATAATTAGTAATTCGGAAAAAATGATAAAGTTGAAAGAAAGGATAAAAAAAATATCTAAAACAAATTCAACAGTTTTAATAACAGGGGACAGTGGAACAGGAAAAGAATTAATAGCTAGAGCTATCCATAATTGTAGCGAAAGATCTAAACAACCTTTTATTGCTATAAATTGTGGAGCTATACCAGAAAATTTATTAGAAAGTGAACTTTTTGGTTATGTTAAAGGAGCTTTTAGTGGAGCAAGTAATGAGGGAAGAATAGGGAAATTTGAGTTAGCAAATAACGGGGTAATTTTTCTAGATGAAATTGGAGAGATGCCCCTTTTCTTACAGGTGAAGTTACTTAGAGTTTTACAGGATAGAAGTATTGTAAAGATTGGATCAAATAAATTGATAAATCTTAATATCAGAGTGATAGCTGCTACAAATAAAAATCTTCTAAAATTGGTTAAAGAAGGAAAATTTAGAGAAGATTTATATTATAGATTAAATGTTATTCCAGTAAAAGTTCCAGCATTAAGAGAAAGAAAGGATGATATTTTATTATTAGGTGAGTACTTAAATAATAAATATAGTAAAATTTTAGGAGTGAATAAGATAATCTTAGATGATGAGATAAAAAATATATTTTTAAAACATAATTGGCCAGGAAATGTAAGAGAACTAGAAAATTGTATAGAGTTTTTATCAAATATGGCTGACGAAAATGGAAATATTGATTCAGATACAAGGGAGTATTTAAAGAAGAATTTAAAGAGTAATAGTTATTATGAAGAGAAAAATATTATAAAAAGTGAAGAAGATACAGAGGAGATAATAACATTAGAAGAGAGTGAAAAGAGACTAGTAGAAAAGGCTTTAAAAATATATGGTTCAGATACAAATGGAAAAAATATTTGTGCTGAAAAATTAGGAATAGGAATAGCAACTTTATATAGAAAGATAGAAAAATATAAATTATAATTTTATCAAAATGATAGAAAAATTATCATAAAAAAATAACATCAAAAATTATAAAAAAATAGTGAATAAAAAAATGTTTAGAAAATAAAAAAAGTAAAAAATAAAATGTTCTAATATTTTTTGAAAAAATAAAAGTGCACTAAATATGCACGAGCTAAAGAAAAAATTACCTGAATAAAACAAGGTAATTTTTTTTATTTTTTGGCATAGTAATTGCTTAAATAAATAGAGTAAAGATATTTTATCAGGAGGGATAAATTTGATACTAAAAAATGGAAGAGTAATTACTCAAGATAAAGATAGACCATATATAGAAAATGGTGCAATAGTTATTAAAGGAAACAAAATAGTTGATGTTGATACTACTGAAAAGATTTTAGGAAAATATTCAAATGATGAGGTAGTAGATGTTGATGGGAAAGTTATAATGCCTGGATTTATAAATACACATCACCATATATATAGTGCTTTTGCAAGAGGAATGGCTTCATCAGGAAAACCAAATGAAAATTTCTTAGAAATATTAGAAAACTTATGGTGGAAAATAGATAAAAAATTAACGTTAGAGGATTTAAAATATAGTGCATATACTACATATATAGATTGTATAAAAAAGGGAGTAACAACAGTTTTTGATCACAATGCTAGTCCTTTTGCAATTACAGGTAGTTTAGAATCTATAGCGGATGCAGCTAAAGATTTAGGATTAAGAACATGTCTTTGTTATGAGGTATCTGATAGAGATGGTGAAGAGATAGCAAAGGAAGGAATAGCTGAAAATATTAACTTTATAAAAAAATATAATACAGATGAACAAAATATGATAAAGGGAATGTTTGGATTACATGCTTCTTTTACACTATCAGACGAAACTTTAGTAGCTTGTGATAGAGAATTAAAAGGATTAAATGCTGGGTACCATGTACATGTGGCAGAGGGAATAGATGATTTAGAACAATGTTTAGAAAAACATGGAAAAAGAGTAGTTGAAAGATTAAGAGATATGAATATCTTAGGGGATAAAACAATAGCTGTTCACTGTATTCATGTAACAGATGATGAATTAAATATTTTAAAAGATACAGATACTATGGTAGTTCATAATCCAGAGTCAAACATGGGAAATGCTGTAGGATGTCAGCCATTCCTAGAGTTACACAAAAAAGGAGTAACAATAGGATTGGGAACAGATGGATATACAAGTGATATGACAGAGTCTATGAAGGTTGCAAATATAATTCATAAACATGTGAAACAAAATCCTTCAGTAGCTTGGGGAGAAGTTCCTGTATCAATGTTTGAAAATAATAGAAAAATAGCTCAAAAATATTTTAGTGGGGATCTTGGAGTATTAAAATCAGGAGCATTAGCAGACGTTATAGTAGTAGATTATGATCCGCTTACTCCGATGAATGAGAATAATATAAATTCACATATTCTATTTGGCTTTACAGGAAAAGATGTAGTTACAACTATTATAGATGGAAAAGTAGTAATGAAAGATAGAGAGCTTGTAGGAATTAATGAAAGAGAGATATTCAAAACTTCAAGAGAAGTAGCAAAGAGATTATGGGATAGAATGTAATTATTTAGGAGGATATTATGAGTACAACTATCATGGAAACACCGAAAGTGGATAAGATATTAAAAATTGGTGATTTGATACTACTAGGGATACAACATATAGCAGCGATGTGTGCTGGAGCTATGGCAGTACCAATAATTTTGGGAAACTCTTTAGGACTACCACAACAGGAGATTAATCAGCTTGTTAGTGCATCATTTATGATGTCAGGTTTGGGAACTCTTATTCAAACGTTGGGAATTAAAAATTTCATAGGTTCAAGACTACCAATGATTGAAGGAGTTAGTTTTGCAGGAGTAGCAGCACTATCAGCAATAGGAATAACATATAGTACTACTGATCCAATGACAGGGTTACAAGTTATGTTTGGAGCTACACTTGTTTCTGGATTATTTTGTTTTTTAATGGCACCAATTTTTGGAAAGTTATTAAAATTTTTCCCACCATTAGTTTCAGGAGTTGTAGTTACTTCAATGGGATTATCACTTATACCAACAGCTATAAAATGGGCTGGAGGAGGAATTCCAGGTTCACCTAATTTTGGAAGTTTTCAAAATATAGCTTTAGCTTTAATAACATTAGTGATAATATTAGGAATTCAAAAAGTATCTAAAGGATTTTTAGGAAATATTGCCATATTAATAGGAATATTAGCTGGGACAGTAATTTCTATAGTAATGGGAATGGCAGATTTTTCAAATGCAAGTAATGTAGCTTTAGTGAATATAAATGTACCACTAAGATATGGAATAAAATTTGATATAACAGCAATATTATCATTATTTTTAGTACAACTAGTTATTATGACAGATGCTACTGGAAATCAGTTAAACCTTTCAAATATTTGTGGAGTAGATGAGAAAGATTCGAAAAGACTAGTAGCAGGGCTTAGAGGTCATGGGTTATCTTCAATGTTAGCAGGTATTTTTAATACATTTCCACACTCTCTATTTGGTCAAAATGTAGGAATAGCTGCAATAACAGGAGTTGAAAGTCGTTTTGTAGGAACAGCTGCTGGAGTTATATTATTACTAATAAGCTTTTTCCCAAAACTAACTACTCTATTTGCTTCAATACCATCACCTGTTTTGGGAGGAGCTGGAATAGTTATGTTTGGTATAGTTGCTGCTAATGGAATTAGAAGATTAGGAGAAGTAAACTATGTAGGAAATAAAAATCTTATGATTGTTGCTGCTAGTATAGGAATGGCTTTAATTCCAATTGCAGTTCCAGAGATATTTAAACATTTTCCAGCTTGGGCAAAGATACTTTTCCAAAGTGCTGTTACACTTGGATGTTTAACAGTGTTGATACTTAACATAATATTTAATGAACATGGTAAAAAGAGTAAAAAATAAAGATAAAGGATAAAATTAAAATACTTTAAAGGGATTAACAGGAGGAAAAAATGAGAGATATAATGGTACCTATGTCTTTTGAAAAACTAATAAGACAATGTTTGGAAGAATACCAAAATAAAAAATCGTTATTTGACGTAAAGGCAATAGTAAAGGCTGACGAAACAAAATCTATGGATTTTTGTGAAAGAGGATTAGAGAGTCCTTTAGGAGTTGCAGCAGGACCTCATACACAATTAGCTCAAAATATAGTAGCTTGTTATGCTGGAGGAGCTAGATTTATAGAATTAAAAACAGTTCAACGTATGTTTGGAGAAGAATTAGGAATTCAAAAACCTTGTATTCGTGCTAATGACGAAGGATATAACGTAGAGTGGTCATCAGAGTTACATGCGTTAGAAGCTATGAATGAATATATCAGAGCATGGTTTGCTACTAAAATAGTTGCTAAAGAGTTTGGATTAGGAAATCCAGATGCTTTCCAATTTAATATGAGCGTTGGATATGACTTAGCTGGAATAAAAACAGAAGCAGTAGATGGATTCTTAAATGGATTAAATGATGCTTCAAATACAAAAGTATTCCAAGATTGTAAAAAATATTTACTAGACAATTTACACCTGTTTAAAAATGTAGATGCAGAGTTTATTAATTCAATATCTTCTCATGTTTGTAATACAGTAACACTATCAACTATGCATGGATGTCCAGCAGATGAGATAGAAAAAATAGCAGCTTACTTAATAGAGGAGAAAGGATTTAATACATTTATTAAATGTAATCCAACTCTTTTAGGATATGATTATGTAAGAAAAATGATGGATGATATGGGATATGATTATCTATCAATAGATAAACACCAATTTGAAATAGATTTAAAATTTGATCAAGCAGTAAAAATGATAAATAACCTAATAGCTCTAGCAAAAACAAAAGGTATAAAATTTGGAGTTAAATTATGTAATACTATGCCAGTAGATATAAAACATAAAGAATTACCAGGAAATACAATGTATATGTCAGGAAAAAGCTTATATCCACTAGCAATATCTTTAGCTAAAATATTAGGAGAAGCTATTGGTGAGGAATTAGAAATCTCTTTCTCTGGAGGAGCGGATAAGAACAACATTGATGAAATATTTGAGGCTGGAATATATCCAATAACTGTATGTACAACACTATTACAACCAATGGGATATGAAAAATTAGCTAAATTATATGAGCAATTACATGCTATAGAATATCCAGCTACTAGAAAATTAAATCTTGCTAAGATAAATGAATTAGTAGAAAAAGTTAGAACTGATAAAAACTACTGTAAATCAGAAGCTCAAAGAAAGAAAACAGATGAGCATGTAAGCTATGAAGGAGTATCTGAAAAGGATAACTTAAAATGTAAAGTACTATGCCAAACATGTATAAGAGTATGTCCTAACAGAGCAAACACATATATAGAATCATCAGAAGGAAAAATAATACTTCATATAGACGATTCTTGTAATGAGTGTGGAAACTGTCAATATCTATGTATTCAACCATGTTTACCATACAGAGATAGACTTACTTATTTCTCATCTAAAAAGATGATGGAAGAGAGTGAAAATAAAGGAGTTTCTATCCAAGGAGATAAGTATCTAGTACGTCTTGAAAAAGAGATAGTAGAGTGCAGTTATGATGAACTTTCTGATTTTATGAAATCAGTAGTAGATTCAATTAAGAAAACACATTCATATTTAATTTAATAGATATCCTAAGGAGTAGAGTGAGATGGAATTACTTTTGAAGAATGCAAATATTGTTACAGATAAAGATACATATATGAGTGATATTTATATAAAAGACGGGATTATAGTTAATATAGATAAAGAGCTGAATATACCGAATATAAAAACTGTTGATATAGGGGGAAAATATTTAGTTCCAGGGGGAATAGACGTACATACTCATTTTGATATAGATGTAGGAATAGCAAGATCGGCAGATAATTTTTATACAGGAACATTAGCTGCTGCTTGTGGGGGAACAACTACAATAGTGGATCATATGGGGTTTGGTCCAAAAGGTTGTAACCTACATCATCAATTGAATCTTTATTATGATTTAGCAAAGGATTCTGTAATAGATTATAGCTTTCATGGGGTAATTCAACATATAGATGAAGATATATTAAAAGAAATTGATGAAATGATAAAAGATGGAATACCTTCATTTAAAGGTTACATGACTTATGGATATAAATTATCTGATATGGAAATGTTAAAACTTTCAGAGAAGTTAGGAAAATTAGGTGGACTACTTACAGTCCACCCTGAAAATAATGATATGGTAGAGTTTTTAAGAGCAAAACTTGCTAGTGAAGGAAAATTAGCTCCAATTTATCATGCTAAAAGTAGACCTGATAAGTGTGAAGGAGAAGCGGTTAATAGAATGATAGATTTGACTGCTCAAACTAACTGTCCACTTTATATAGTTCATCTTTCATCTAATGAAGCTTTAGAACATATAAAAAGAGCTAAGGATAGAGGACAGGAAGTGTATTCAGAAACTTGTCCACAATACTTAGTATTAGATGAAGAGAAATATAGAGAAGAGGATGGAGTAAAATATATATGTAGTCCACCAATAAGAGAAAAAAGTAATCAGGAGAAATTGTGGGAAGGTATACAGCAAGGATATATTCAAACAATAGCAACTGATCACTGTTCTTTTAACTATAAAATGAAAAAAGAGATGGGAGCAACTGACTTTAGAAAATGTCCAAATGGCTTACCAGGGGTAGAGACAAGAATGCCTATAATATTTTCTGAAGGGGTATCGAAGGGAAGAATATCAGTTAATAAGTTTGTTGAATTAACAAGTACAAACCCAGCTAAACTATTTGGAATGTATCCTAAAAAAGGAAGTATTCAGATAGGAGCAGATGCTGATTTAGTAGTTATAGATCCAAACTTAATAAAAAAGATAACTGTAGATGATTTACATGAAAATGTAGATTATACATCTTTTGAAGGAATAGAAGTAAAAGGATATCCAGTAATGACAATATCTAGAGGGGAGATAATTGTTGAAAACAATAAATTTACTGGAGAAAAGGGAAGAGGAAAATTTATAAAAAGAGAAGCTTTTAAGTTTTAAAATTGGAGGAAATTATGAGCGAGAAGTTCAGTTTTGTAGTAAATGGAAAGACAATAGTTACAACAGAAGACGTAAATTTATTGGATTTTTTAAGAGATGATTTAGGACTTATATCTGTTAAAGATGGTTGTAAAGAGGGAGCATGTGGAACTTGTACTATTCTTGTAGATGGAAAAGCTATGAAATCTTGTATATTTACAACTAAAAAAGTAGCTGGAAAAGAGATTACAACAATAGAGGGATTTACAGCTAGAGAGAAAGAAGTTTTTGCTTATGCATTTACTGAATGTGGAGCTGTACAATGTGGATTCTGTATACCAGGAATGGTAGTTGCGGCAAAAGCACTTTTCATGAGAACATTAGACCCTACAAGCGATGAAGTAAAAAAAGCTTTAGTAGGAAATATTTGTAGATGTACTGGATATGTAAAAATAGAAGAAGCTATAATGTTAGCAGCTAAATTATTTAGAGAAAATGCACCTGTTCCTCATAGAGAGTGTAAAGGATTAGTAGGAACAAGCGTACATAGAGTAGATGCTGAGGCAAAAACTTTAGGAACTGCTAAATATGCAGAAGATTACGTAGTAGAAGGAATGTACTATGGAAGTGCTATAAGAACAAAATATCCAAGAGCTAAAGTTTTATCAATAGATTATTCTGAAGCTTTAAAATTAGATGGAGTACTAGGAGTACTAACAGCTGATGATGTAACTGGAAAGAATAATATAGGACACTTAGAGTTCATCTCTG is a genomic window of Candidatus Fusobacterium pullicola containing:
- a CDS encoding D-aminoacylase, producing MSKILIKNGTVIDGSRGARFQADVLIENERIVKIGKIDEAADRVIDATGKIVAPGFIDTHSHSDLKVLIEPFVEPKLRQGITTEVLGQDGISMAPLPKEYVSSWRKNLAGLDGDSDELGWDWETTDNYLKLIEERGCTPNESYLVPHGNIRMEAMGLEARVATDEELEKMKEITRREMEAGAAGLSTGLIYIPCAYSDTREMIEICKVAAEYDRPLVIHQRSEADTMIESMNEVITIAKESGVKIHFSHFKICGKNNWHLIKDIVALLDKCKEEGIEISYDQYPYVAGSTMLGVIIPPWAHAGGTDKLVERLGNPADRERMKHDIINGIPGWDNFIDFAGFDGIYVTSVKTKANEDCIGKNLIEIAELKGKDKFDAVFDLLKEEENAVGMYDYYGKDEHVVTFLTREESNVCTDGLLAGKPHPRVYGSFPRVIGKFVREMKALSLEEAIYKMTHKPAKTFKLEDRGLIKEGYFADIVIFDENTTIDKGTFVDPIQNPEGISHVMVNGVLAIDNFEATKKLSGKVLRIKK
- a CDS encoding YgeY family selenium metabolism-linked hydrolase, which translates into the protein MLTEARKQQLIETLSNLIQRRSYSGEEKEVVEYMEKIMKEVGYDTVHIDKYGNIIGSIKGKYAGPRILMDGHIDTVPVNAEKWTEKPFGGEVHDGKLFGRGTTDMKGSVCAMMLAGAYLAQDLKKEFAGEIFMAGVVHEECFEGVAAREISEYVNPDIVIIGEASQLNLKIGQRGRGEIVVETFGKPAHSANPEKGINAVYKMMKIVGEIQKLPMTHHKDLGYGILELTDIKSSPYPGASVVPDYCRATYDRRLLVGETPESVLAPLQELIDRLMKEDETLKAKVSYAVGKEMCWTGNEITGERFFPGWLFDEKEEYIQKAVEALRGIGQDPTIMHYNFCTNGSHYGGEKGIRTIGYGPSKENIAHTIDEYIELDQLFKVTEGFYAILKAYLSK
- the ssnA gene encoding putative aminohydrolase SsnA; translation: MILKNGRVITQDKDRPYIENGAIVIKGNKIVDVDTTEKILGKYSNDEVVDVDGKVIMPGFINTHHHIYSAFARGMASSGKPNENFLEILENLWWKIDKKLTLEDLKYSAYTTYIDCIKKGVTTVFDHNASPFAITGSLESIADAAKDLGLRTCLCYEVSDRDGEEIAKEGIAENINFIKKYNTDEQNMIKGMFGLHASFTLSDETLVACDRELKGLNAGYHVHVAEGIDDLEQCLEKHGKRVVERLRDMNILGDKTIAVHCIHVTDDELNILKDTDTMVVHNPESNMGNAVGCQPFLELHKKGVTIGLGTDGYTSDMTESMKVANIIHKHVKQNPSVAWGEVPVSMFENNRKIAQKYFSGDLGVLKSGALADVIVVDYDPLTPMNENNINSHILFGFTGKDVVTTIIDGKVVMKDRELVGINEREIFKTSREVAKRLWDRM
- a CDS encoding purine permease, with amino-acid sequence MSTTIMETPKVDKILKIGDLILLGIQHIAAMCAGAMAVPIILGNSLGLPQQEINQLVSASFMMSGLGTLIQTLGIKNFIGSRLPMIEGVSFAGVAALSAIGITYSTTDPMTGLQVMFGATLVSGLFCFLMAPIFGKLLKFFPPLVSGVVVTSMGLSLIPTAIKWAGGGIPGSPNFGSFQNIALALITLVIILGIQKVSKGFLGNIAILIGILAGTVISIVMGMADFSNASNVALVNINVPLRYGIKFDITAILSLFLVQLVIMTDATGNQLNLSNICGVDEKDSKRLVAGLRGHGLSSMLAGIFNTFPHSLFGQNVGIAAITGVESRFVGTAAGVILLLISFFPKLTTLFASIPSPVLGGAGIVMFGIVAANGIRRLGEVNYVGNKNLMIVAASIGMALIPIAVPEIFKHFPAWAKILFQSAVTLGCLTVLILNIIFNEHGKKSKK
- a CDS encoding sigma 54-interacting transcriptional regulator, whose amino-acid sequence is MSFLKKIQNYVKDYAEIISDILQCDVEIVDEDMVRIAGTGLYSENINELCKGTVYKHIFDSKKSRILINPKEDELCKECTHKNDCTETLEMAAPIFYKDKVIGVIGLICFTEEDKKRLLKNMETHLKFTEKIADFISGKVFEVEEEIEKKEIMGIMKQIINNYDKCVLVIDNEGKILDGNEQALKELKIESGLSLAYQKINIIPKNEVLFGKDIFSAEINKEKYNLIGTLIPITGFSKSEYKIFLFENFNYDKSKESIKNKYASNNIFLEDIISNSEKMIKLKERIKKISKTNSTVLITGDSGTGKELIARAIHNCSERSKQPFIAINCGAIPENLLESELFGYVKGAFSGASNEGRIGKFELANNGVIFLDEIGEMPLFLQVKLLRVLQDRSIVKIGSNKLINLNIRVIAATNKNLLKLVKEGKFREDLYYRLNVIPVKVPALRERKDDILLLGEYLNNKYSKILGVNKIILDDEIKNIFLKHNWPGNVRELENCIEFLSNMADENGNIDSDTREYLKKNLKSNSYYEEKNIIKSEEDTEEIITLEESEKRLVEKALKIYGSDTNGKNICAEKLGIGIATLYRKIEKYKL
- the dpaL gene encoding diaminopropionate ammonia-lyase, whose translation is MELLKWVHNTKSRDVNYQKEKLVGFEEKEMKEVYEFHKSLPGYKATPLVELDELAKYYGVQKLWLKDESKRFGLNAFKVLGGSYAIGKYLSQKLGKDMSELPFNVLVSDEVKKQLGDVTFVTATDGNHGRGVAWVANKLRQKSVVYMPKGSAQMRFDAIAREGADVSITDLNYDDAVRLANKGAQEHGWIMVQDTAWDGYEEIPLWIMQGYSTIINEIVEQLEAAKEEKPTHVFLQAGVGSFAGAVQGYLSHLYGDDRPITIICEPHGANCIYKSMEANDGKPHNVTGDLTTIMAGLACGEPNTISWKILRDNSDFSVSCDDSIAARGMRVLSSPLGNDQRVISGESGAVGLGLFTVLSEKKEEYAELMKALKIDENSRILCISTEGDTDVEGFKNVVWNGAHPNK